A genomic region of Anopheles coustani chromosome 3, idAnoCousDA_361_x.2, whole genome shotgun sequence contains the following coding sequences:
- the LOC131262317 gene encoding uncharacterized protein LOC131262317 encodes MAAAALSSLMASTSQFTQFQNTLNFVSGGAIVAGGAASSTSSHVSTASVGSTRSGGAGDAGSSTNTNHGAAGSGSDSTGSCTTIDGNDEVANTFDSTLAALAATTAASGSSTSNNQAQAGRLANDPSNEGHRKHRSHPADLSGILIGANLLDGDRRTADSASNSGPQHGLLASDDATVSVVDDEV; translated from the coding sequence ATGGCCGCGGCCGCCCTCTCCTCGCTGATGGCGAGCACCAGTCAGTTCACGCAGTTCCAAAACACGCTCAACTTCGTCAGCGGGGGAGCGATAGTGGCAGGCGGTGcggccagcagcaccagcagtcaCGTCAGCACGGCCAGTGTTGGGAGCACCCGGAGCGGTGGTGCCGGTGACGCAGGTTCCAGCACCAATACCAACCACGGCGCGGCCGGCAGCGGAAGCGACAGTACCGGCAGCTGCACAACGATCGATGGCAACGATGAGGTAGCCAATACCTTTGACAGCACGCTGGCAGCTCTGGCGGCCACAACAGCAGCCAGCGgaagcagcaccagcaacaaccAAGCTCAAGCTGGCCGGTTGGCCAACGACCCGTCAAACGAAGGGCACCGGAAACATCGCTCGCATCCGGCGGATCTTTCGGGCATCCTGATAGGGGCCAACCTGCTCGACGGTGATCGACGGACGGCCGATTCCGCTAGCAACAGCGGACCACAGCACGGGCTACTCGCTTCCGACGACGCCACGGTGtctgttgttgatgatgaagTCTAG